DNA sequence from the Trypanosoma brucei gambiense DAL972 chromosome 9, complete sequence genome:
TGATGATTTTAACGTGACTGCGAGACGTCCACTCGACAATGCGAAGATGTGGGAGAGCATGGCTGCGTTATACAGGTGCTTGCACTATCAATTTGCTCGGCCCCTTATCAAGGGCTTTCGTTTTTACGTGTTAGTGAAGCCACGAATTAATTCATCAGTACCGTTGACTGCTCTTTCCGCTATGGGCGGCATCAGAGATGTAACCGCACCATAATAGTGATGCGCCGGCGCTCATAAGGAATGTGGTTTTCCACCTAAGTAGACTGTGAGGTGATGCTCCATTTGTATATGCGCCGGTAGGGGCCATTTAGAGGCAAATGATATTCGTGTGTGTACACGTTCGCGTGTGTGCATGAGGGCTCTGGAGCTTAAACTGGAGGTGTAAAGCATATACACGCCGacacttcatttttttttgggggggaaGTACCAAATCTGACGGAGGGTTTGTCGTTTTCGCCCGGAGGATGTACCATTTTAAAAACTTAGGTTAATCAAATGGAAGAACAAGTCAGCCGTGTTGCTTTCAAGTGGGGTGTTAGTTGTGGGGAGCAGCACACAAGTTAAAAGGAGTGCACAGTGCATGAGTTGCCTTGCGGGGTGGACCGGTTCATACATACGAATATTCAGAGACTCTTTTGggtctttttttattttttattttaaacttTGAAGATGCACCTGCTGATTTATAGTTACTCCACATCCGAGCGATGATTGAGTGGGAATGATCGCAGAGAGTCATACGCGTGTCGGCACTcctggcttttttttctttttatcagCTGAGGTTGGTGCATGTGTAACGGAAGCAGAAGAAGGTAAAGCGGGACGAATAGGAGAGTCTCAGTGGCAAATGGATTCGTTACCGGCATGAAACTAATTGCCAATTCAAAGAGTTTTTCCGCATCTTTCCCAACAAGACGGGAGACGATAAAAGAAACAGGGCTGTGtaaggggggaggaaaatgggCGAGCAATAGCCGCTGCAGTTAAAGAGTATGTGCTGCCTTGTGGGAAAGTTTAACGATTTGCATTCCTCAGCGGTGAGGTTaggagcgaaaaaaaaatttcctaTGGAAGAAATCTCGCAGTTGGGTGCTGGGGAAGCCGAAGCGGCAGTTTGGGTCGCGATCATGCAATCCGCATCACTCGTGAAAAAATGTCCGGTTGACCACGCGTTTTTGTCGGTAATTGTGGGTCAGTGGCGCGCTATGACCTCTTCTAAAACCAATAAACAAATTGTCAACGAGGCTAGAACTTAACACATGTGGGTAAAGTCCGTTGTGGTGTAGCCGCTGGTTCGAACAATCCTAAATGCTTTTTTGCAATTTTTTAAGACACTCAACGTtgctcctccctttccctcacctTACCTCAGGGAGTATGAGAACGATCCTCACCACATTAGGGTTATTGTTAGGCGTCACGCAGTACTCTGTGGGTGTCCCTGGAGCTGCCCTCAGCGTTGCAGCCGCTAGAATAGTGTGCGAAGCGGCTATGGAACTTGGGAGAGCCGAATCTTATATCTCGATGAAACTGCGCGAAACGCGCGACTTGATCGAGTCCTTGAAAGTTGCTCGCAGACTCCTTGATGGCAAACTGCAGCGGGACAGACCCATCGGGGAGGAGTGCCTGAACGCAGTTAAGCTTATCGCTCACGCAGATGGTCTGGGTCGCAAACTAGAGTCGCAATATTATGAGTTGGAGAGGATAGGGTTCAAAACCGCCTCCAAGTCCCGGCTGGCCTCCGGGAGACTCCACGAATTTATTTTAGTGTTTTCCCAGTGGCACGACGGCGAGGGCAGATGCATTGCCAACGGGGACGAGGAGGGCGACACACAGGGTGAAGTCACGCTGCGCCGTTGCATGAGCAGTTTGGTTAACGGAAGCTACGAAGACGGTGGCGGCGGCGTCCATCACAACTTCCCGCGTTATCTGAGGGAATCATTTCAGAATCTTTTTACGCTAGATGAGGATGTATCGCTGAACAAGGATAATGGATGTCCTCTGACAAGGTGGAAAGTCATCCGCAACGCAACGGCAAATGCCACGGGACGGAGTGGGGCCGCGGAAGATGTTAGGTGGGCAGGTGGGCTTCTTATTGTCACAGGTAACGGCCCCAGATGGATTTCAGACATTGAAGGGGTCCCGATGCTATCCAAAACGAAAACTAGCCTTGGAAAATTTGTGTCGATGTCCAGTAAAATTACCAGTGCCTTCAGTAATTTTATGGGAATAGTTTGGGCAGACAACCCGTGGTTGGTGAACAGCAGTGAAGTGGACAGTCTGGTCATGGGTGTTGACCTCTACATCTTTATGCACCCTTCCAGGGACTTCCAGATCAATGAAAGGGACCTAGACCGCCTGACAAAAACTTATTGTGGCGAACCCCTCCCCGCTCGCGTGCGGCTCAGCGACAAAGTTGCTGACGGAAAGGACGGAAATAGTGACGTCTCGCCTCGCGGCCCTGTAGTCCCCGCAAATATATCTGAAACCAATACGATTTTCGGTAgcgatgatgacgatgaagaTTACAATGGTTTAACGGAGGTTAAGGCTGGGACCGAGCttctgtcgttgttgtttcccctcgTGGCaataaacttttttcttgtctgatgtgaatgtaaaagaaagaagtaactGGCTCGTATATCCATTGATCTCTTGTATTG
Encoded proteins:
- a CDS encoding T. brucei spp.-specific protein, whose protein sequence is MLFCNFLRHSTLLLPFPHLTSGSMRTILTTLGLLLGVTQYSVGVPGAALSVAAARIVCEAAMELGRAESYISMKLRETRDLIESLKVARRLLDGKLQRDRPIGEECLNAVKLIAHADGLGRKLESQYYELERIGFKTASKSRLASGRLHEFILVFSQWHDGEGRCIANGDEEGDTQGEVTLRRCMSSLVNGSYEDGGGGVHHNFPRYLRESFQNLFTLDEDVSLNKDNGCPLTRWKVIRNATANATGRSGAAEDVRWAGGLLIVTGNGPRWISDIEGVPMLSKTKTSLGKFVSMSSKITSAFSNFMGIVWADNPWLVNSSEVDSLVMGVDLYIFMHPSRDFQINERDLDRLTKTYCGEPLPARVRLSDKVADGKDGNSDVSPRGPVVPANISETNTIFGSDDDDEDYNGLTEVKAGTELLSLLFPLVAINFFLV